TGATTGGTGTCTGTTTGGATCGAACGCGTGGCCACCTGGAGTTTTATCTGAATCGCAGATCACTAGGAGTGGCCTACACCAATGTACCTACGGATCCGGATGTTAAAATATATCCCATGGTCTGCTCCACAGCCGCAAAGTCCGTGATTAGGCTGATCAACTGCACTTCGCAACCAGTGTCACTGCAGCTGCGATCTTTTCAAGCATTGTCCAGGCAGCCCCTCAAGCTGGCGGAACTGCGTCAAATGCCCGGTCTCAAAGGCATCATACAATCCTACTGGTTTCTGGCGCCGCCAATTCGTTACTCCAGGAACTCCCGCGAAAACGAATTAGATCTGGGCGATGAAGCTGTGCTCTCAAGCTCCAAGCAAAGGTtaaggcgaaaacaaaagtacCGAGGTAAGATCATGGAGTGACTTCCAATATCAATTCTGCCACATCACTTTTGTAATTACCATTAATAGAAACTGACGATGCGGCTGTTGATGAGGACGACTTGTACGCCAATGCACACAAAATCACGTTGCGGAGCAGTGATAGCGGCGACGAGGAGCATACCGCTAGTGTCCAAGAGATGTGCGACGAGTACTTCCACTACCTGCTTTAGCCTTACCAACCATATCAATATGTTTAAGTATGCATTTATTTGAAGAAGCGTAGTTATACATCTTTTAAATGCTGATGCCACTTTTAATTACGTTTAGACTTcctaaaatacaaatttaacaaAACAACATTATAACTTACCCTTTCTTAACCTTTTGCATTATAACACGGCTACCAGGATATGGCGTGCTCTATTAGTGTTTTATCCAGGCCAAACGGCATTGGGGGTGGCGTACATCAATGAGCCCGTTGAGCCGCGCAATAATTGATCTGTATTTCGGCCGAAAGATCTCACAAAAGGTACATTGCTGCTTTGATCCTTTCAAGAATTATTAAACAAGCAACcagaaaaagtttttaaaattctaCTGGTTGCTGGACAAACCAGCCGTGCACAGATTTAAACTACTTTATGTTAggtatgcatttattttatagcaCATAATTATACAATCAATAGAATTGGGAGAAATAAATTTTGTGtgcgaaaataattgaataggAAACTTAATCGGGAACTTACAACTAGGAGAGATGTATAGATAAAAGTAATAGCATGATAGGGAGGCAAGATGGTTAAGAAAACCCTTAAGTTAGGGTTTTGGTAAGCATCGTCCTTGAAAGTGGTTAGacttaaactaattaataatCAATTGCCCATGCCTTCGACATCCGACGAACCGCGTTTGAAGATCACTCCCAACGGTAGCTAGTCCAtgtcatcgtcgtcatcgtctgAAATAGTGTACTTCTTTTGGGAACGCTTGCGACGCGTCTGCTTCTTGGATGTGGTAGCCGCTCCGCTGCTGACATTCGACGATGATTGCGTGGGCGTAGCCGGGGCACTAGCCAGAGATTTGTTCAGCTTGAGCTTCATTTTGACAGCCGCCGCTGAAGTGGTTGCAATCTCCTCGTCGTCGGAGCCGTCATCGCcgccatcgtcgtcgtcgttgtccgAATTATCCGAGCCTCCATTTCCATGCGCCTCACCAGTGTTAT
This genomic interval from Drosophila teissieri strain GT53w chromosome 3L, Prin_Dtei_1.1, whole genome shotgun sequence contains the following:
- the LOC122617208 gene encoding SPRY domain-containing SOCS box protein 3, which codes for MLLPPYQEACNPGFCDCPFPNSIEVTNHKGHIPDLVRCRCGEDEPGNVNAWRWHATDESDAVVNDRDIIFHPTYSQGTAIVRGEQALKANMVHFWEMRVITTLAGTDVMFGIGTESVNLGQFKFHFVSALGTNAQSWGFSYSGRIQHCGELLPYGQKFSQGCLIGVCLDRTRGHLEFYLNRRSLGVAYTNVPTDPDVKIYPMVCSTAAKSVIRLINCTSQPVSLQLRSFQALSRQPLKLAELRQMPGLKGIIQSYWFLAPPIRYSRNSRENELDLGDEAVLSSSKQRLRRKQKYRETDDAAVDEDDLYANAHKITLRSSDSGDEEHTASVQEMCDEYFHYLL